A stretch of the Diadema setosum chromosome 16, eeDiaSeto1, whole genome shotgun sequence genome encodes the following:
- the LOC140240031 gene encoding cholinesterase 1-like, giving the protein MAPQLSVSLVLTVLLGVGFFSPLMADVDTAQIPVVETATTTYRGKFIDVTSNQLPDVASRVAAYTGIPYAEPPIGELRFKRPVAKAVRGEFDATGGSNACAQPLYPGFDMSVLEVSEDCLYIDVFVPERKPRSAAVMVFIHGGGFQLGARSLPTMMPTPLAAMNDVIVVTMSYRLGVFGFLDTGDDKIPGNLGLLDQRQALIWIRDNIADFGGDPARVTIFGESAGSASVNYHVLSPMSAGLFSRAIMQSGAAPAPWAEMTAEVAQEMAFGLAAAMNCSATTTDEVLTCLKERPASDITEFLVQDPAAAATLMPRPTVDGYFLPRSPADMAAEGEFNQVDIIIGCLTEEGNLFVSPLLAGLEGSDKPVMDRTTAQDALTGHMSLIKDGVNQLVLDMTTFAYTSEDQLADPENDYVDIVTGYIGDSYFFCPTYTMTEHLSAGGNTVYQYIMSHAPSRSMFDKNATWLGPTHGEDIPYVFGYPLMADQPDDDEMGRTKFTDDEALMSVQIMKYFSNFAKTGNPNLSSNENESEIDSTYPHWPRFSKDQPAYKNISLTFSNGSGHPRAEICYFHQNILSKLHAESAEMIRLKAMLGETESP; this is encoded by the exons ATGGCTCCACAACTGAGTGTCTCTCTCGTCTTGACTGTCCTACTAGGCGTTGGTTTCTTCTCGCCGTTAATGGCCGACGTCGACACGGCTCAAATACCGGTTGTCGAAACTGCTACGACAACGTATCGCGGAAAATTCATCGACGTCACGTCCAATCAACTGCCCGATGTCGCCAGCCGAGTAGCCGCCTACACCGGCATTCCCTACGCCGAGCCACCGATTGGTGAGCTCCGCTTCAAACGCCCGGTCGCAAAAGCCGTCAGGGGGGAGTTTGACGCCACAGGGGGCTCCAATGCCTGTGCACAGCCCCTATACCCCGGATTCGATATGTCAGTTTTGGAGGTTTCGGAGGATTGTCTGTACATCGATGTTTTTGTTCCCGAGCGTAAG CCGAGGTCGGCGGCCGTGATGGTCTTCATCCACGGAGGTGGTTTCCAACTCGGGGCGAGATCCCTCCCGACAATGATGCCGACACCCCTAGCTGCTATGAACGACGTCATCGTTGTCACCATGAGCTATCGACTGGGCGTTTTTGGCTTTCTCGACACAG GTGATGACAAGATTCCTGGCAATCTTGGATTGCTAGACCAGCGGCAGGCATTGATATGGATTCGTGACAACATTGCAG ACTTTGGAGGCGATCCCGCTCGGGTGACGATCTTCGGCGAGAGCGCTGGATCTGCGAGCGTAAACTACCACGTCCTCTCCCCCATGAGCGCTGGTCTCTTTTCACGCGCCATTATGCAG AGCGGAGCTGCGCCTGCTCCCTGGGCTGAGATGACGGCCGAAGTTGCGCAGGAGATGGCTTTCGGTCTGGCGGCCGCGATGAATTGCAGTGCGACTACTACTGATGAGGTACTAACGTGTTTGAAGGAGAGGCCGGCCAGTGACATCACAGAGTTTCtcgtgcag GATCCAGCTGCGGCAGCCACCCTCATGCCTCGTCCCACGGTGGACGGCTATTTCCTCCCTAGAAGTCCCGCCGACATGGCGGCCGAGGGGGAGTTCAACCAAGTGGACATCATAATCGGCTGCCTGACCGAAGAAGGCAACCTGTTTGTGTCGCCGTTACTTGCCGGGTTGGAGGGCTCGGACAAGCCGGTCATGGACAGGACGACAGCACAGGACGCCCTCACCGGGCATATGTCGCTCATCAAGGACGGCGTCAACCAACTCGTTCTGGATATGACTACATTCGCGTATACGAGCGAAGACCAA CTTGCTGACCCGGAGAATGATTACGTCGATATTGTGACTGGATACATTGGGGACAGTTATTTCTTTTGTCCGACCTACACGATGACCGAGCACCTGTCTGCCGGTGGTAACACTGTCTACCAGTATATCATGAGCCACGCCCCTTCCCGCTCCATGTTTGACAAAAATGCCACGTGGTTAGGGCCGACGCACGGAGAGGACATACCTTATGTGTTCGGCTACCCGCTCATGGCAGACCAGCCCGATGACGATGAGATGGGAAGAACCAAATTCACCGACGACGAGGCGTTGATGTCGGTCcagataatgaaatatttttcaaacttcGCAAAGACCGG TAATCCCAATCTTTCGTCAAACGAGAATGAATCGGAGATAGATTCGACGTACCCGCATTGGCCACGATTTTCAAAGGACCAGCCGGCGTACAAGAATATCTCGCTCACTTTTAGCAATGGTTCAGGGCATCCGCGAGCCGAAATTtgctattttcatcaaaatattctgtcaAAGCTTCATGCAGAATCAG CCGAGATGATTCGTCTGAAAGCCATGTTGGGAGAGACAGAGAGTCCGTAA